In the Cylindrospermopsis raciborskii Cr2010 genome, TAAATATTTATTGTGAAAGGATTTGACGAGTCTTGTCTCAAGGGGTGCAACTATTCCCGTTTATGGCAATATTTAAGGGGAGCGATCGCATGGTTACATTGACATATTGGGGACAAAATGTCAATATATAGAAAGTTGGTTAGAACCGCCGTGGGATGCTTCATCTCTGGCTTATAAAGACAAGAGTTTTGGCGATTCCCTATTTCTCCGTAAGTTAACTACTATTCTATGAATTATCAAACAGTTAAGGAACAATTACAAGCGTTAATTGAATCACTACGTGAGTCACTGACTAAACAGAACGGTGGTCAGCCCATGGGTGCCCCAATTACTAATATAAAGATAGAGGAGAATCAAGCATTCCGAATGGAGGAGTTGACGGTTGAACTAGAAAGACTGAATCCCAATCCTCAACCCCTGCGCAATGCTATTAATCTACTTAATGGAGCTTGGAAGTTAGAATACTCCACAGCTAGGGAAATTAGGGTTTTAGATTCTCTCCCCCTGGGACTACAGGTAGGTCAGGTATTTCAGGTGATTAACGTAGCACAAGCAGAATTTTTCAATCTTGCTGAGGTGAAACACCCATGGAAAATTGTCTGTGGTGGTGTTAAGGTAACAGCTAGATTTGAAGCAGATTTGGATGACTCCGGGTTACCTAATCAACGTATTAATGTCTATTTTGATAAACGTTATTTAGCCATTGATGAAGTTTTGGGTATTAGCACTCCCATGCTTAACCCATTAAACGTTGCACCTGCTAATAATCCTAAAGGAAGAGTTCCCAGTCTGGATATCACTTACCTGGATGAGAATTTCCGAATTGGTAGGGGAGGTGATCAAGGTCTGTTTATTTTACACAAGGTCAATGATATCCACAATATTAATTTTTGACCTGTTGTTAAGCAAGATCTTGTAATTTCCTTTGCAGTTTTTCCCAGGTCGTACCCACTAAATTGGGTACCACAATGTGGGCACTCCCTACCTTTTCCGGTGATCCTATTCCTACTACCCACATACCTGCAGCTAGGGCTGCGTCTATACCTGATGCTCCATCTTCAAATACTACACATTGTCGTGGAATAACTCCTAATTGTTGAGCTGCAAATAAAAACAAATCAGGTGCTGGTTTTGGTTTGCTTACATTATAACCATCTG is a window encoding:
- a CDS encoding PAP/fibrillin family protein, translating into MNYQTVKEQLQALIESLRESLTKQNGGQPMGAPITNIKIEENQAFRMEELTVELERLNPNPQPLRNAINLLNGAWKLEYSTAREIRVLDSLPLGLQVGQVFQVINVAQAEFFNLAEVKHPWKIVCGGVKVTARFEADLDDSGLPNQRINVYFDKRYLAIDEVLGISTPMLNPLNVAPANNPKGRVPSLDITYLDENFRIGRGGDQGLFILHKVNDIHNINF